The genomic DNA TAATGCTCGGCTGCGCGCCGAGGCGGCCAAACACCCGGAAGTGAAACTCATTATCGCCGATGCGCAGGACAAGACGGCCAATCAAGTTGCCCAGATGGAGAACTTTATCCGCCAACGGGTAGACGCGATTCTCATTTCGCCAAAGGAATCGGCCGGGCTCACAGACGTAGTGGCCCAAGCCTATGACGCCGGGATTCCCGTGATCGTCCTCGATCGTGGCGTAAATACGGACAAGTACACCTGCTTCATTGGCGCCGACAATATGGAGATCGGTCGCGCGGCTGGGGAGTACGCGGTGGAGCTTTTGGGGGGCAAAGGAAGGGCCAAAGGTAACATCGTGGAGATCTGGGGCGGCATGGGCTCAACCCCGGCCCAAGAGCGCCACGCCGGGTTTCAGCACGTCATCGATAACGAGCCGGGCATCAAGACGGTGGTCGGCCGCCAGGACGGCGACTGGAAGCAGGATCGCGCCTACAACATCATGGAGACGGCCCTCAAAGCTCACCCGAAGATTGACCTGGTCTACGCCCACAACGACCCGATGGCCTTTGGGGCCTATCTTGCAGCGCAGGATGCGGGGCGCGCTCAACAGATCAAGTTCATCGGCATTGACGGCATTCCAGAAGAAGGGTGCAAGTGGGTGGCAGAGGGCATTCTGGCCGGCACGTTCCTCTATCCCACTCCTGGCGAGGAAGGGTTGCGCGTGGCGCTGAAGGTGCTGAGGGGAGAGAAAGTGCCCAAGCGTATCACGTTACCGACGGCGCGTATCACTAAAGCAAACGTGGCCCAGTTCCTTCCCGCTGCGCAATAGGACTTCCGTCCACACACGCGACGCCTTGCGCACCAATGGCCATGCGCTGCCAGCACCGAGGGGGGCGTGGTTTTTTCCGATCTATGCCCCTCATACCCACCAGGCGGCCACACGCATGGAGCGTCGTGGAAACCGTGGGCCCTGAACGCTAATTGGCCGCGATCAGTGTTCCATGGTCCCCCTTAGTTCGTCTCGCTTGACCTGCGCAGATCTTTGAGCATCTGGGCAATGTTCCGCGAGCCTCCGACAAGCACAATGGCCGCGAGTACGGCAAACGAGATCAAGGTGAGCACTGTGACCAGCTTCCATACCACGATCCAGCTCATTGGCTACCCTCCTTTGCCCTGTCTGGGAAAAGCAACGAGCCCACCACCATTCCAACGAACGCAAGTACGAAGGCCAACAAGCCGAAGAACCTGTCGGTGAGGTACCAGGGGACGTCGGTCCCCTTAGTCCACGGGCCTATGCCAAGGACCGCGACCATCCCCGCACATAGGGCGATGTAGGCACCTGTGGTGCTCGCGCGCTTCCAGTACAGACCGGCGCCAATGACGGTGAAAGCCCCAGCTAGGTAGATGGTGCCCGTGATAGCCATGTAGTTCCACAGAGAAACTGGTGCCTCAAACCACAAGCCCCAGACCAGAAGGAACAGGCCCACGGCAACGATGCAGATGCGCGTGATGAGGAGTCGCGCCCGGTCGGAGAGCTCTCGTTTGCGCAGCGGGGCGATGATGTCCTGGGTAACAACCGCGCTCCAGCTTAACAGGTAGCTGTCCTGCGTGGACATGAACGCGGCGAACATCCCTGCGGCTAGGAGCCCGATGAGGCCCGAGGGCACCACTTTGGCAAGAAACAGGGGCATGCCCAACTCGCTACTCAATGCACTGTCGCCATGGAAGGCGGCGCGGAACTGGGGCACGTTGGACATGAAGACCGCTGCGCCGATGCCCCAGAGCATGGGAATCACGCGTCGGGCGGCGTAGGAGATAGAGCTACAAGCATACAGCTGCCTGGCCACGCGCGGAGACTTGGCTGCCAAGGCCCTCTGGGTACCTGTCTGCCACAGAGCGCCTGCAGCCAGGAGTTGCACCATCATGAATACCACGTAAAGAGGGCCAAACCCAGAACCCTCGTGCAAAGGATTGAACCATGCATCGGCTCCCGCCCCAGCCGGTGCCTGGAACAGCGTGCGCCACCCTATCGTGTGCAGCACGAAATAACTCCCTAGGAGCATGCCCACCGAAAGCACGACGAACTGGACAAAGTCGTTGATGACCACCGAGACCATCCCGCCCAGGACCGTGTAGACCAAGACCATGAGCAACATCACCGTCATCATGATCTTGAGCCCTGCCGGGTCACTGTAGCCTGCCACGCCCACCATGAAACGAGCCGAAGCTTTGAGGAACAGGCCGGTGTTCAGGATGCCACCCAGCGCGAGGATGATGCCACCGAGCACGCGCACCTTGCGGCCAAAGCGCTTCTCGTAAAACTCCGGGATGGTCATCACCTCCATTTGCCGCAGACGATAGACGATGAAGCCGGTCAGGCCAATGGCCAGGATGCAGGTGAATTCCAGCACGGCGATGTGAAAGGCAGAAAAGCCGTGCTTGAACCCGAGCTCAGCATTGTACATCACCGTTACCAGGCCAATTTCCGTGCCGCTCATCGTTGCGATGGCCAGCCACAAGCGAAGCGAGCGCCCGGCCACGATAAAGTCGCCGATGCCGCGCACATACTTGCGCACCAGCACCCCGATGACCACCGGAATGCACACGTAGGTCAACAGAATTACCCAGTCTACCGTAGCGAAGTTGGTTGCGTACAGGTCCATGCCGCATCTCCCGTCTCGTTTCACCGTGCAAAGTCGCGTTCGCGCAATCGGAGGCGCAACGGCCACGGGTCCTGCCAAGGCTTGCGCATGGCAAACCCGACCAGGACCCAGATTTCCCCAGGCTGAGCTTCAAAGAGATACGGGTACGAGAGCTGGCCGCCAGGCTGGCGCGCAATGACAACCGGCTCTGACCAGTGGAAGCCGTCCTCTGAGAAGGCTATGCTCAGCTCCTCCCGATGCCATGAGGCTGGGAACTCGGAATGAAACGGTGTAGGTCTGGTCTTTGGCCACTCCCCCCCTTCTGGGTTGAGCCGGTTCCACACCAACACGTATCGGCCGCTCGCCAGGCGAAGAAGGTGCCCAGGGGCGCTGCTGGCATCTATGGCGGAGGGCTGAATCGTCCTCCAGTACCGCCCACCGTCCTCCGAGATCGCCTGCCAGAAGCAGTCCAAGTTGGTGCGAATAAGCATCAGTAGCCGCCCGTCCGGCAGCTCCGCAACCGTTGGCTCGAACGCCCCGTCGTGGTGGCCGTGTCCCCCGAGGTCGATCCAGTTGCTGCGATGCCAGGTAAGCCCATCGTCGTCCGACCAAAAGGAACAGACCACCAGGCGCCCAGGGTCAGGGACGAGGTGCTGGAGTGGCACCACAATTCTGCCCGCGCTTGTTTCGATCAGTCCGAAGAAGTTGGCGTTGTACCCGTCCAACAGCCGCTGGTTGTCGACCCAGGTCTTCCCGCCATCAAGGCTCCTAATGGCCCACACTTCCAGCGTGCACTCACCTGGTTCGTTGCGTTCGCTGTCCCAGCTAAAGCGACGTCCTTCAAAGTTCAGGTAGACGAGCACCAGGACATCGTTTCTGGTGCGCAGCAGATAGTACGAAGCCGGTTCGGCCGGGTTCAAACCTGCGCACACAGGCTGCGGCTCCGACCACGTCCTTCCTTCGTCGTAGCTCTTGGCAAACCCCTGGTCGTCCGCCGTAGCCAAGGCTCCATCCGCCATGCGCACATAAGGCCCCTTCTTGCTCACCTCGAGGGGTTCACAAAGATGGTGGACCCACCGCGAGGCGGAATCTGATCCGCGCGCCAGATAGGGAACCGACATCGCCAGACACATCAAGACCGCGTGAGCATTCATATGCACCCCATCAGGCTTTGGGTGGCGCCCCCCGGATGAACCACGACAGGAATCAGAGGGGTTGCGCCGCTGAGTTCGACTCTCCTACTGGATTCTCACCTCGCCCAGCTTGGCTATTTCCTCGACCACGCCCGACGGCCAGGGTTGGGGAGGCAATGGTCGTACGGCAGAAGCCACGACTTTCAAAGGAATAGTCAGCTCCACGGCAGGCGGGCGCCGCCACTGAATCAACCACACGGCGACGTTCCCCTTCCAAGCCTTGTCCTTACCCGCGAGGCGATACCTCACCGTGTGGTGGCCTGCCTGCACGTCAATCTTTGCCCAGAGCCAGTTGCGAAGATTCCCTTCCAGAGCCGGCTGGACCTCCTGGCCATCTGCCCGCACGCGGAGCGACCACTCGCCCTGCTCATCGACGGGTCCAGGCTCCCGCTCGAAAAGGACGGCCAACTCTGCCTTTGCGTGTCCCGCGGGGACATCGAGGCTGACTTCCACCTCGCCCTTGCCTCGCATAAAGCTCACGAGG from candidate division KSB1 bacterium includes the following:
- a CDS encoding glycoside hydrolase, whose translation is MNAHAVLMCLAMSVPYLARGSDSASRWVHHLCEPLEVSKKGPYVRMADGALATADDQGFAKSYDEGRTWSEPQPVCAGLNPAEPASYYLLRTRNDVLVLVYLNFEGRRFSWDSERNEPGECTLEVWAIRSLDGGKTWVDNQRLLDGYNANFFGLIETSAGRIVVPLQHLVPDPGRLVVCSFWSDDDGLTWHRSNWIDLGGHGHHDGAFEPTVAELPDGRLLMLIRTNLDCFWQAISEDGGRYWRTIQPSAIDASSAPGHLLRLASGRYVLVWNRLNPEGGEWPKTRPTPFHSEFPASWHREELSIAFSEDGFHWSEPVVIARQPGGQLSYPYLFEAQPGEIWVLVGFAMRKPWQDPWPLRLRLRERDFAR
- a CDS encoding substrate-binding domain-containing protein, producing the protein MGLGCGKKSPEARWRIAFSQCTTTEPWRVLFNARLRAEAAKHPEVKLIIADAQDKTANQVAQMENFIRQRVDAILISPKESAGLTDVVAQAYDAGIPVIVLDRGVNTDKYTCFIGADNMEIGRAAGEYAVELLGGKGRAKGNIVEIWGGMGSTPAQERHAGFQHVIDNEPGIKTVVGRQDGDWKQDRAYNIMETALKAHPKIDLVYAHNDPMAFGAYLAAQDAGRAQQIKFIGIDGIPEEGCKWVAEGILAGTFLYPTPGEEGLRVALKVLRGEKVPKRITLPTARITKANVAQFLPAAQ
- a CDS encoding sodium:solute symporter family protein, with the protein product MDLYATNFATVDWVILLTYVCIPVVIGVLVRKYVRGIGDFIVAGRSLRLWLAIATMSGTEIGLVTVMYNAELGFKHGFSAFHIAVLEFTCILAIGLTGFIVYRLRQMEVMTIPEFYEKRFGRKVRVLGGIILALGGILNTGLFLKASARFMVGVAGYSDPAGLKIMMTVMLLMVLVYTVLGGMVSVVINDFVQFVVLSVGMLLGSYFVLHTIGWRTLFQAPAGAGADAWFNPLHEGSGFGPLYVVFMMVQLLAAGALWQTGTQRALAAKSPRVARQLYACSSISYAARRVIPMLWGIGAAVFMSNVPQFRAAFHGDSALSSELGMPLFLAKVVPSGLIGLLAAGMFAAFMSTQDSYLLSWSAVVTQDIIAPLRKRELSDRARLLITRICIVAVGLFLLVWGLWFEAPVSLWNYMAITGTIYLAGAFTVIGAGLYWKRASTTGAYIALCAGMVAVLGIGPWTKGTDVPWYLTDRFFGLLAFVLAFVGMVVGSLLFPDRAKEGSQ